A stretch of DNA from Nitrospira sp. KM1:
GATCCACGAAAGCATGTGACATTATGTCACATGCGGCCTGGATCGTTACGGGAAGCCCGAAAGACCCTTGGGATGACTCAGGAGACCCTCGCGCAGACTCTGCACTGCACCCGCCGATCGATCATCCGCTATGAAGATGGCACTGTTCCGATTCCCATGGCGGTGGAATTAGCCCTCATGCAGCTCAGCTCCGCCCAGATTCCGCTAGCGGGAGTGGTTGCGGCTGGGGCACCCATTGAACCGATTCCTCAGATGGAACGCGTCGAGGTGCCGAAAAGCATGGTCGGTCGTGGCGAGACCTTCGCCCTTCGTGTGAAAGGCACGTCCATGCAGAATGAGGGCATCTTTCCAGGTGACATTGTCGTGGTGCAGAAACACTCGTCTGCCAGCAATGGCCAGACCGTGATCGCTTTGGTAAACGGCGAGGCCACGATCAAGACGTACCTCCGTAAGGCCGGTACAGTAGAACTCCATCCCGCCAATGACGCCATGCAGCCGATTATCATCAAGCCCTCGGACAGTTTCCAGATCGAAGGCATTGTCGTCGGCGTCATCCGTCACCTCCGAAAGTGAGGCTCAGGCCGTTGGCACCATGGATCGCCAGATTGTCTGCTTTGGGATTCCTGCCTTTGAAGTCGCCGTTGCTCGGCTTCACAGTCCCAGCCTCTCGACTCGACCACTGGCCATCGCTCCGTTAAATACCTCCCGGGCCTGCCTACGTGAAGTCTCATCCGAAGCGGAACAGGCAGGCCTTGGGATTGGCATGTCCGTCGAGCAGGCCCGACGGGTCTGTCCCTCCCTGCACGTCCTCTCCCCGGATCCCTCTCGCGTCCGTACGGCGGAGGAGTGTTTGCTTCAGGTCGTGAGACGCTACGCTCCGGTCTGGGAACCGGTTCAACCTGGTT
This window harbors:
- the lexA gene encoding transcriptional repressor LexA; protein product: MTLCHMRPGSLREARKTLGMTQETLAQTLHCTRRSIIRYEDGTVPIPMAVELALMQLSSAQIPLAGVVAAGAPIEPIPQMERVEVPKSMVGRGETFALRVKGTSMQNEGIFPGDIVVVQKHSSASNGQTVIALVNGEATIKTYLRKAGTVELHPANDAMQPIIIKPSDSFQIEGIVVGVIRHLRK